In Nomascus leucogenys isolate Asia chromosome 11, Asia_NLE_v1, whole genome shotgun sequence, the following proteins share a genomic window:
- the LOC100604165 gene encoding 5-hydroxytryptamine receptor 3C, with translation MEGGWPARRSVLLCLTVSLLLQGRGDAFTINCSGFDQRGVDPAAFQAVFDRKAFRPFTNYSIPTRVNISFTLSAILGVDAQLQLLTSFLWMDLVWDNPFINWNPKECAGINKLTVLAENLWLPDIFILESMDVDQTPSGLTAYISSEGRIKYDKPMKVTSICNLDIFYFPFDQQNCTFTFSSFLYTVDGMLLGMDKEVWEITDTSLNVIRTQGEWELLGINKATPKMSMGNDLYDQIMFYVAIRRRPSLYIINLLVPSSFLVAIDALSFYLPAESENRAPFKITLLLGYNVFLLMMNDLLPASGTPLISVYFALCLSLMVVSLLETVFITHLLHVATTQPPPMPQWLHSLLLHCTSPGRCCPTAPQKGNKGLGLTPTHLPGPKEPGELAGKKLGPRETEPDGGSGWTKTQLMELWVQFSHAMDTLLFRLYLLFMASSVLTVIVLWNT, from the exons ATGGAAGGAGGGTGGCCTGCAAGGCGGAGTGTCCTCCTCTGCCTCACTGTCAGTCTTCTGCTTCAAG GAAGAGGCGACGCTTTTACCATCAATTGCTCAGGCTTTGACCAGCGTGGGGTTGACCCTGCTGCCTTCCAAGCAGTGTTTGACAGAAAGGCCTTCCGTCCATTCACCAACTACAGCATCCCTACCCGTGTCAACATCTCCTTCACCCTGTCTGCCATCCTGGGAGTG GATGCACAGCTCCAGCTGCTGACATCATTCCTGTGGATGGATTTG GTGTGGGACAATCCTTTCATTAACTGGAACCCAAAAGAGTGTGCTGGCATCAATAAACTCACGGTATTAGCTGAAAACCTGTGGCTCCCAGACATCTTCATCTTGGAATC CATGGATGTGGATCAGACACCTTCGGGTCTCACTGCCTATATCAGCAGTGAAGGTCGAATAAAGTATGATAAGCCAATGAAGGTGACCAGCATCTGTAACCTGGACATCTTCTACTTCCCTTTTGACCAACAGAACTGTACCTTCACCTTCAGTTCTTTCCTCTACACGG TGGACGGCATGCTGCTGGGCATGGACAAGGAGGTGTGGGAGATCACAGACACGTCTCTCAACGTCATCCGAACCCAGGGGGAGTGGGAGCTCTTGGGCATCAACAAGGCcaccccaaagatgtccatgggCAACGACCTATATGACCAGATCATGTTCTAT GTGGCCATCAGGCGCAGGCCCAGCCTCTACATCATAAACCTGCTGGTGCCCAGTAGCTTTCTGGTTGCCATTGATGCCCTCAGCTTCTACCTGCCAGCAGAGAGCGAGAATCGTGCCCCATTCAAGATAACGCTTCTGCTGGGCTACAACGTCTTCTTGCTCATGATGAATGACTTGCTCCCTGCCAGTGGCACCCCCCTCATCA GTGTCTACTTCGCCCTGTGCCTGTCCCTGATGGTGGTCAGCCTGCTGGAGACCGTCTTCATCACCCACCTGCTGCACGTGGCCACCACCCAGCCCCCACCCATGCCTCAGTGGCTTCACTCCCTGCTGCTCCACTGCACCAGCCCAGGGAGATGCTGTCCCACTGCGCCCCAGAAGGGAAATAAGGGCCTGGGTCTCACCCCCACCCACCTGCCTG GCCCAAAGGAGCCGGGGGAGTTAGCAGGGAAGAAGCTGGGACCCAGAGAGACTGAGCCAGATGGGGGCTCAGGATGGACAAAGACCCAGCTAATGGAGCTGTGGGTGCAGTTCAGCCACGCGATGGACACCCTGCTCTTCCGCCTCTACCTGCTTTTCATGGCCTCCTCCGTCCTTACTGTCATTGTCCTCTGGAACACCTAG